The sequence AATCGCCGGCGCCGATTTCATCTGGTGGTGGCCCACTTTGTGCAGCCAGCCAGGTCATAGCAGCCCGCATTGCCTCACTTTCAAACGTCTCTTCAATGAGTTGCGCATAGCTGGTAAAGAGCCGTCGCGTGACTTCAAGCACTTTTCGTTCTGCTTTGGGCAAGTAGGGGATGCTGGAAGCTACTTTGCCAAACAGCCGGGTGACCGATGGTGGATTGAGAAAAACGTCGAAAACCGCTTCGTTCAGTGGTGTCCAGAAATCAAGAAAGCGCCGATAAGCCTCGGCATCGCGCGGACTAACGGTGGCGATGCTCTGGCAGGTACGCTCTACATCGCGGTAGAAGTAGATCGCACCACTACCATCGGGAAGCGGATAGAAGGCATACGGATCCATGTCAATGTACTCGAGACCGTAACGCTCGAGTTCGAGATCACGCACAATCGGCGTCAGATGGATCATGATATGGGCTGATGAGCCAACATCAATCTTGTAACCGGGAATGACCTCTTCGGTGCAGACGGCCCCACCCACAATGGGGCGTCGTTCGAGCACCAATACACGCTTGCCGGCTTTGGCCAGATACCCGGCACAGGTCAAACCATTGTGACCGCCACCAACGATAATCACATCGTAATCGCTAGCTCTGGGCATGGGCAACCTTTCTCGCAGTGTTCACAAATCTATCCATGATCAGTATACATCCATCTTGCTGGAGGTCTGGTCGAGATATTGCAACTCAATCTCAAGCGCCGCCAGTCTACCGCGCTACCCGATAGATAACGACTTCATCTTGGGCAAATACGATATTTCCGACCTGCGCCAGGATTGCCAGACTTTCGGTTGGATATCGTTCACGCTCTAATCCGCCAACGTAAATGTAATCGATGTCGTACTGTTCGATCAACGAGCGAATTCGGTTGAGATCACCACTTCGATAGATGGTATCAACAGCGATGCAACGCGGCCCTAGCTCGGCGAGCGCCTTGGGGTCGCCGCCACGCCATTGCATCTCGTGGCCTACCCATCCCAGTACTGTGGGGTAGCCACTTGCTGCGGCTACCCCACCAAAACCCTGCCAGTTGTACGAACCACCACAACGCGGCGCCTCACGTCCTGCTGCGACTGCTGCTTCGTTTTCCACCGCTACCGCTTCGAGGACGACACTGCCTGCCGGTGCGTGACGACGCAACCAGGCAATTGCCGCCGCTCCTGCTGCCGTTTGTTCACGAGGGGTATAACCGTTTAGCCCGATCAGTGGCCCTTGCGCTATATCGCGCACGACAAGCCATGGATAGATAAATGCACCGGTCAGTAGCAGCAGTGTACCAGCACTGACTAGGCTAGCGACAAGGCGACGCCAACCATTCGCCTGCATCCAAACCCACCAGAGCGCGACCGGTGCCAGGATACTCCAGAGCAGCCAGACCTGATAGTAGAACTTGAAAACGGTATTCATCCGGGCCGATAAGCCCTCAAAGACATCACGGATGTAGATGATTTCAACAGCCAATAGAATGATACTGCCGAGAGCTGTGACCAGCATACCAAAACGAAATCCGCTGTCAGATGCGGTAAGCGCACGCCACCCGGTGTACGCTGCCAGACCACTAAGTGCGAGCAGTGGAAAGCCGACCAGGAGACCACCGATCAAGAGTATCAGTGGCAACCAGCGTAACCAGCGGGGTGTTGCTGCCTCAGACTCGGTGACGTTTGCCACACCGGATGGGTAGAGGTAACTACCAGCAATAATCGGCAGGGCCATCAGGCCAAAGATAATGACGAAAGTGTGCCAGCCGCTCCGCTCACCAAGGTAAATGCCGATAATGCTGGTTAGCCGTCCAAGCAGAGGTATATCGAGCCAGGGAGTTGCACTGCCAACCGGCGCTCGAAAGGTGAGGTGAAAAGGGAGAAACATGACAGCAGCGATGAGGATGCTGATAACAACCTCGCGGAGCCATTGCCACCACCGAAATACCGCATGTGATTGCCAGTATACAAGCGCCAGACTTCCCCAGTAGAGCAGGAGGTAGGTTGGTAATTCCCAACTGTTTATCGCATACAGACTTCCCAGGATGATCCCGTGTAAGATGCGGATGAACCAGTCGGTACGCCGGTTGCCAGTGTTGGTCGGTGCATGGCCAGAACCTGCCAGCGTACTAACCGCCAGTGCCAGACCGATTGCCAGAGTTGCGAAAGGCAATGCCATCACATGTGGATGCATGTCGCCAAGCCGCAGGCTAAAGAAGGGGAACTCGGTAATCGTATAGCGGCGCTCACGCCGTGGCGGTTCACCAGCAATGGTGTAGCTATCCCACAACGAACGCGATGGCCACCACCAATTAAAGTTGTTCCATTTGTCAGATCGCCGCCAGCCCTCTACCACACCAAAATCCTGTGCGTTCGTCGGATATGGCAACACAATGACGGATTCACCCCGCAATGCCTGCCCCAATGCCGTCATCAACTGACGGTCATCAAGTACCACTGCCCGTTCGTCACCTACAATGACCTGGATTGCTCCCGATTGATTGCCGGCAACCAGGATCATGAGCGCACCCAAGATGCCGAGTGTGCTCCGGATAAAGCCGGGTGGTGGTCGTCGAAGCAGGTTCAATAGTACCTCAATGAGACCGGCAGCACCCTGTGCTGTCATTCCGGCCAACAGTGCGAGGGCCAGGTTGTACGCTGTTGCCGATGGTAAGCCACTCACCATCGCCGGAACAGCCATCAGTAGATAACCGAAATAGTAGTAGTTAATGCTGTATCCGGCCAGCCACGGGTCTTTGGGTGGAAAAAGGCTACTTCGCTGGATGGCATTGAAAAAGGCAAAATCCATCGGACGCTCGGTTCCCCACGGTGTGGGGTCGTGTGCCCGCAGCCAGACCATCCCGATGAGCGTGATGAGGAAGATCGTTTCACCGCTTATCACCGCATTGAGTGGCGGTAAGCAACGTTGTGTGTCTCGCCATAACCAGAACCAGCCGCTCACACCAATGATGAGCAGGCAGATCACAATCAGTGGTAACTCGAAGCGGCCCAAGCCGAGCATTGCCAGCAACCACGCGGTAAATCCGGTAAGCAGCAGGCCAAGTGGGCGGGCAAAGGCAAAGGCCATACCGGGAAGATGACCAAACAACCGAACAGCAGCCGGCCAGCCAACGATGGTAAAGAGTTGCGCCGTTAGCCACCAGACCAAAACCTCACCTGCCAACCCATTCACGGCTGTCCTCCGTTGAGCTGAGCCAGCATCTGTCGGGCTTCGGCAGCAAAACGTCCGTCTGGCGCCAGTTGCAGATAGCGCTGCAACGCATCTTGCGCCAGTCGCGGCTGATTACGGGCCAGAAAGAGGCGTGCCAGTTGGAAGTAGGGGTCGGGTACGTTTGGATCAGCGCTCATTGCCTGCCCAAGTGCAATCTCCGCTTTATCTAGCCATCCCCAATCAAGCAGCGCCGTTGCCAGTTTGTTGTAATTCCCGGCTGTTGGGCTGGCCTTGATTGCCGCTAGGTAGGCTTGCTCCGCTTCTTCATACCGTCCGGCATCGGCTAAAATGTCGCCCCAAAGATGATGTAGTCCGACATCGTTTGGGTTGGCTGCCGCAGCCGTCGCCAATATCTGAGCTGCCTCTGCGAGTCGCCCCTGGCGACGATAGGCATCGGCGAGGCCAAATGCCAGTGGTGCATTGGTTGGCTGCGCAGCCACTGCCGCTTCAAGTTCAGAGAGATCAATCACCGGTTCATTTGGCGGCGGCGGTGGCGGAGGCGCAACCGGTGGTGTTTCGGCGCTTAAGAAGCGATAACTATCGGGTAACGGTGGCACAGCGTAAATCGTCACTCCGTCGTGCTCGTACACTGGGCGCAGGTAGCGATCGCGCAACATGGCAAACTTGGCTAACCCGGTCGGATAGAAGGCGCGCTCCACACCACCAATATAGACATAATCAACATCATACCGGGCCAGAATCCGTAAAGCAACCTCTGGATTGGTGGTAGTAAAGAATGTTTCAACATCGCGCACTCGTCTGCCGGTTATTATCGGGTCACGCTGTTCATCGGCATGCAGAGCACTGATCACCGTTGGTAAACCGGTAGCAGCCGCAACCCGAATCCCGTAGGCCCGATAGAACCAGAGACTCGATTGCAAGACAACCGGCGTGCCGTCGATCTGCTGTTGCAGCCAGCGAATTGCGGCTGCATCACCGCGTAAATCAATCTGCACTGCGGTCGTGTTCGGTTCACACCCGCCAAAAGCGTTGCAATCGTAGGTAAACGTTGCCTGTTCCATAAAGGCCATGCCATCGAGCGTTGGTCCGGTATCAACCGCAAAACGGGTCGCAATCCGTGATGGAATAGCAACCGGTAAGTAACTCCCGGCAATCAGTGCCGGAATGGCGATAACTGCGATGCCGGCTGCCATTACGCCGGTACCGTGACGCACCATCAGGTGACGTAAGAGTCTGGGTAAGAGACCGGCGGCCGCCAGTCCTAACAACACCCAAATATGCAGGCCGAACTTAAATACGGTGTTCATGCGGTACCATTCGCTGCCATCGAGATGATCGCGGATGTACACGGTCTCGATGCCTAGTGATACCGCCCAGGCCATCCAGGCCAGGAATAACGCATACCATGCTGGTGCTCCTGCTGCCCGTCGGACCAACAACGCTGTGGTGAGGAGGAACACGATCAGCAAGCACAAACGCAGAGCAAGTTCGGGGAACGCCGCACTCAGAATGATGACGATCCCCAATCCGCTTACCAGCAGCATCCCCGGTTTCGCCTGTATTCGGCTATACCAGCGCTGTACTGCCGCGCCAATGATGACCGGTACTACGATGATGAGTGGTAGGCCGTAGATGAGGAAATAGTCGAATGGTAGGGTACCGCCAGCCGTGACGAATCCAAGGCCACGTACCATCGGCCAGTAACGATCGAAAAATGGCGTAAAGAGGAGTAATGATCCGACCCCCAGACCTATCGCGTGCACAACGGCAAGGGCGAGTGGTTGCCAACGCCAACCGTGGCGACGAACAGCGCCAGCAATGAGCGCCAATCCACTGAGCAGCCCGTATGTTGGAAAGTCCCACGAGTTGGTAACCGCCAACGTTCCCAATGTTAATGCACTGAGTGCCCAAAGTGCCTTGCTAGGGCGACGTATCAACTGCCAGCCACAGGCAATCGCCAGCAGTGATAACGGTAAGGCAATCAGATGTGGATGCAGGTCGGCATAAAGAAAACTAAACAGCGGAAACTCGTTGATCGTGTTTGGAATCACCCGGCTCGGCCCAACAAACCAGTCACTTAGTAATGTTATGTCTCCGTTTAACAGCAGGCGCAGTCCGTTTACTCCCTGCGACCAACCGGCAGGAATCAGGCTGGTGAGATTGCCAACTAGCCCGATCAGGGCCAGCGCAACGATGCCGTATCGCCGACGTTCGCCGAGCCGTGTCCCTAATTCGTAAGCGCCGGCCAGCAGCATACCATACAGGGTTGCCAGCGCCAGATTGAACCCTATTGCTGAATCGAGGCCGAGCAGTTTTATCGGCAATGACATCAGATAGAGACCATAGTAGTAGTAGTTGATGTAGCCGTTGCTATAGAACGGATCGTAGGGCGGCATCGCCGGACTGCGCAAGATAGCATTCAGAAAGCCTTGCTCCATCGGTTTTTCGCCGCCCCAAATCGGATGCCATAGATCGGGGTTGAGCGACCGTATGCCAACCATCAGTGCAAAGCTGACCATGAAGATCAGTTCACCAGGGATAATCGCCCGCATGGATGTCCAATCGGGCCGTACCCCACGCCACCAGAGCACGACACTTACCAACCCAATGATTGCCAGCCCACCTGCAACACCGACGTTGTCGTATCGCCATACGCCAAGACTGGTCGGTAGCCAAATGGCGTAACCGAGCATGATCAGCCCGATCGGACGCGCCCATGCCAGGCCGTGATGACCCAGGGCGGCGTATGCCGGTAAGATACCCAAGCCAGCAATGATATACCAGACCCCCAGCCAGGCAATAATTGCCAGCCACTGCTGCTCGCTTAGCACGGTATTCCATCCCAAGCGACCAACTGCGGGAAGTTGTTGAACGGGTTGCATCAATTCCAGGGCTGGCGTTGTGCGCACGGTCGGCGGTCTGATCGGGAGATCGTTGGTGAGCATCTGAGGTTGACCAGGTGTGAGTACTCGGTACAAGACGCTCTGGCCTGCCTGAAAGACGCGCTCGAGCGCACCACGCTCTATCAGGGTATTAAACTTCGCCAATCCCTCAGCACTGTAGAGCTGCCGTTCGACACCACCAACGTAGACGTATTCGACACCATATCGGCGCAGCGCTGCCAGCGCGACATCTGGATCAGGCGTATTGTAGATGGTCGCAATGATCTGTTGGCGATAATTGATCACCGGTGTTGCATTCACCGCACTTCGCTGCTGAATCTGATGCCATTCCCAACCGAGCAGTGTAGGCAGGCCGGTGAAGGTAGCGATACGTCCTGCCCACTGGTACGACGGTTGGTGAGCTTCGAGGATTATCGGTGTGCCGTGCGCATTGCGCCGTAACCAGTCAATGACGGCGGCATCTTCATCGAGCGAATACGCAGGGCCATGTTGCACTGCGTTGATGCTGCTCAGAAACGCTGCGCCATCCAGGGTACGTGGCGCGTCCGGATTCCAGCGATCGGCAATTCTTGCCGGTGTTGCGGTCAACGGGTATACCAGACCGGCAGCCAGAACCAACCCACCGATTGCTCGTAACAGCCAGCACCAGTGTGGTGCCAAGAGCCGGGTCGCTGCCCATCCCCACGGTATTGTGGCAGCCGCAGCCAGCGCCAGCAACATCCACGAGTGGATGCCGAATTTGAAGACGGTGTTCATGCGGCCAACATCACCGCGCACGACCACCACCTCAACCATCGCCCACAAGCCGATCCCTGCTAACGTCCAGAGTACCGGTACCACAAATCTGATGGCCTGATTTCGGATGCGCCACAGGACCCAGGCAGTTACCACCAGCATAACCAGGAGCGGTAGCACTGCCACTAAATTGAGTATTAGCGCTAATACCCAGAACGCCAGTGACCCAATCACTATCAAGAGTGTTTCACGCCGACGCCACGCCCACAATCCGATTCCCAAGAGCCAGATAATTACCCAGTGACCGCCAATGGTAAACAGTTGACCGGCAGTCGTGCGTTCGGCGTTGATAATGGTCTCGAGCAGAGAGAAGCCAGGCCCTTGCCAGAATGCAATCCCGCTCGACTCGGTGACGAAGTTGGCAATGAATGGAGCAAAGAGCAGATTACCGATCAGTGCCGGTGCAATACCGACGGCGATTGCAGCCAGACCTGTTGCAGGCCAGCCCCATCCTGCTCGTCGCCAATGCCGTCCACTTACCAGAGCCAGCATAATCCCGGCCAAGCCGACAAAGGTGGGGTAATCCCAGGTATTGGTTGCCCGAATGGCGCCTGCAACCAGTCCTAACCAGCCGATGATCCACCAGTGACGTACCGTTCCCTGCCGCATCCACGCCAGTGCCAAACCTAATGAAGCGAGACTGAGCGGCATCACGAGCATATGGGCATGGAGATCGGCAAACAAGAAGGTGAAAAAGGGGAATTCGTTAATCGTTCCTGGCACAATTCGGGTGGCATCCCAGAACGCCCACTCGTAGCGGCCCTTACCCATCTGCTCGGCTGCGTAGCCGCTCAAAAACCAGCCAGCCTGAGCCAGGTTCCCGATCAGCAACATTAATGCTGGCGCTATTCCGCCCGCGATCAACGCTGCATAGTTCCGTCGGGATTGAGGGGTACGAGGTGCTATCAGGTTATACACAACACCAAAGGCGCCCAACGCGGTTAGCGCGAAGATGGTCGCAACCCCCAGATTGTATCCGACCGCCGGCGCAACCCCGCTGAGGTGAATGAGCGCGCCAACCAGCACAAATCCGAAATAGTAGTAATTGATGTAGCCACCAGCATGCCACGGATCGAGTGGAGGGAAAGCTGCACTGCGTAAGACCGCATTCAGATAGGCGAAATCCATTGGTTTCTCGCCGCCACGTGCCGGATGCCAGAGATCTGGATTCAACCAGCGTAACGTGATACCGAGCAGCAAAAAGCCCAAAAAGATAATTTCTGCTGTGAACAGAACCGGCCAGCGTTCTTGCCAGATGCGGCGCAGAATCGCTCGTTCGCGCCAGCCGGATACCCCGCCGAGCGCCAGTACGATCAGCCCAATTGACCAGAGGGTTGTTGGACTAAACGGTACCAGGCGCAAGCTACCCCCTAGCCACGCCAGATACGCTACCAGCAATAATCCCAGGATTTTTGCCAGACTGAAACCACTATCGGGAAGGTGGCGTAACCGTGGCCCAATCACCGCAAAGACGGCTAGGGCCAGTGCTTCGAGCCAGAACATCCACCATAGTGCGGTAAACGGCGCTCTTCCTAGCCATGACCACCAGTCTCCACTCTTCGTATAACGCGGCCAGATGCTCTCGGTTAGGCGCAGTGCGGTTAGATTCCGGTCGGCAATTAACAACGGCGATTTGTACACTTCCCCCCATTCCACATGCTCGGTAATCAGTCGCTCAGCCCGTTCGCGACTATACAGCGGTGTCTTACGGAAGATCAACACACGCGGATGGTCATAGACGCTAAACGCCTCTTCCGCCATCCAATCAGGGATGCGAATGCCGAGTATCGTTGGATATGAGGTAATCTCCGCGACTAACTCAAAACCGAGTTCACCGTTGAAAAGATAATGATAGTAGCGCATTAACGCCGGATAACGCATACGCAGCCGTGAGGTGCTGTCGTAGACCCGATTGCTGGTCAGCGTAATGTAATCAGCCTGATCGAGCTGATCGAGCAGCCCAGGTTCATCCCCACGACCAAAGTATTTAACCGGTTCATCTTCGGCATACGGTGATGACTCAATACCGAAGAAGGTAACGTTCCAGGCTGCGGTTCTCGTTGCCTGCAACGGCAACGGATCATCCCAGCGCTCATACATGACCGAGCTACCGGCAGGCGCGTGCTCGGCTAGCCAGCGTGCTGCCTGTACCCGAGAATGAGGAACGGTATAGATACGCGAGAAGGCATATGCCCATAATGCCGTTGCTACCAATACTACAGGGAACGCATACCTGGCCGACCAGAACAGGATACGTGTCGCTATCAAGCCAATGCGCTGTAGCCGGTTGGCGATCCTGGTATGCGGCGGTGTACATAGTCGCCACCGCGCCCAGCGCGCCAACACGACCAGCACCCAGGAGGCCAGGATCGTGAGTGCACCGTAGATTGGCAACAAATACCGCATCGTGATCGCGAACTGATTGCCTTGCCACCCGAAATAGAAAGCCACCCAACACCACAACACCCATGCCGGATGCCACGAACGTCCGATCAACGGTGCAGGATGCACTGCCCATTGCCAGCCACGCCGAACGTACCGACCGGCAAAAAGTAACCAACCGCCCCAGGCAGCCAGACCAAGGAACGGCCCCATCCCCCACAAGACCATATTGATCCACGGGAAGAAGTATGCCGGTCGACCAACCCACTGCTGCCCAGGGGGAAAGTCGTATTCACCGGTAACCAGCGCCCGCACTGTTGTCAGATTCTCGCGAAACCTGGGATCGAGTCGAATATCAAAGAATCCGGCCCCGTGCAAGAATGATGGTCCATCAATGAGTGGTGAGTCAGGCCGTGAGCCAATGAACGCATCAGGGGCCAGTGCCCGAAATGCCACTAACGAGATACTACCGGCCAAGATGAGCAACCAGATTTCACGTTGCAACCAGCGATTGACAAGCTCGCTCCAGCTACGTCCGCGCAAGGCTCGTTGTGCGGCAATAATGGTTGCCACAATTGCCAACCCACCAAGAGTCGCCATCGTAATGCGGTTGGCTGTAGCCGCGCCAATGCTGAGACCGAGGGCTAGATACGAGCCGATACCGCCTCCTTGTGCAACTCGCACCGTCCAGTACAGCCCCAATAGACAAAAAAAGGTTGAGAAGGCGGGGTCAACAAAGAAATGACTTTGCTGAATGTGCATTACCGTAAGTGCAGTCAGCAGTGCCGCTAGGAGCGCAATCTTGCGGTTGAATAAACGTCGCCCAATCAGATAGACGATTAGGATGCTCCCAACATCAAACCCTGCTGCCAACGCTCGCCCAACATTGACAATCTGACCATAGCTGGTGAGGTCAACTCTGTCCGGATTCAACCACCAGATAAGAGGGATCAAACGTGGCCAGTTTCGTTCGGGATTATTCACCAGTGGCCCATAATCAGTGCGTTTTTCGGTTGGTACTGTCGGATTCGCCCCTACTCGCGGTGGCCCGGCGATGGTCGGCACTTGGGCTGGCAATACTTCAGCCGGAGTCAGCATTACTGCCACAACCCGCGTGAGCATAATGGGCAATGGCCCATAGACATATAGCGGAAACTGCTCATAGTTACGCGGATTAAGCGGTGAGCGGCTGGAGTCGTAGAATTCACCGATGGCGCCTGGTAGACGAACCGTTGAGGCAACGTAGGTAAAAAAACGCTCATCGGGATGTTGACCGGTTCGCGAATCCCAGTCGAAGAGGTTGAGAGTCCGAAAATAGATTCCCAGTAGTAAAATGGCCGTCAGCCCAAGGCGGACGACCCATGCCCGATAACGGGTGATAGCCTGTCGCACAGTAGTTCTCACGAAATGTCCATGCATCTTGTCTGATATATGGATCGCATAGATAACAATAGCGTACACGCTGGCATTATACACCGCCATCGATAAGCTGTGCTACAAGTGACCCTATTGCCTGCAATGCGACTCCGTGCATCCGCCGTCCGCCCGGATAGATGAGCAGATTCGGTCCTAGCGCACAGCGATCCTGACAGCCGCCTGCGATACACTCGATCCGTTCCAACAAATTAGCCTGGCGGAGTTCTTGTTCGAGCGTTGACAGGATGTCGGCTGATCCCCGACGACGGCAATGGGGGCCAAGACAGATGTAAATACGAATCATTGTTAAGTACTCAGCAGGAAAATCGAACATCAGTGTACAGAATTGTATCAAGAATTCGCTTAAGTATAACCTGAACCATCTACCTGGGAGCGCGGGCCTCCGGCCCGAATCTTGCGGTGTGTAGCCAGAACACAGCGTGAGGTGGGGCAGCTTGCCTGGGAGCATAGGCCTCCGGCCCGTCTCTTGCCAGCTTGCCTAGGGCGCGGGCCTCCGACCCGCCTCTTGCCAGCTTGCCTGGGAGCACAGGCCTCCGGCCCGTCTCTTGCCAGCTTGCCTGGGAGGGCGGGCCTCCGGCCCGCCTCTTGCCAGCTTGCCTGGGGCACGGGCCTCCGGCCCGCCTCTTGCCAGCTTGCCTGGGGCACGGGCCTCTGGTCGGCATCTTGCCAGCGTGCCTGGGAGCACAGGCCTCCGGCCCGTCTCTTGCCAGCTTGTCTGGGAGCGCGGGCCTCCGGCCCGCCTCTTGCCAGCTTGCCTGGGAGGGTGGGCCTCCGACCCACCTCTTGGCAGCTTGCCTGGGGCACGGGCCTCTGGTCGGCATCTTGCCAGCGTGCCTGGGAGCACAGGCCTCCGACCCGTCTCTTGCCAGCGTGCCCGGGAGCGCGGGCCTCCGGCCCGCCTCTTGCTGGTCGGAAACTCTTGTGTGGCGCCTCATCACGCTAGCGGATGCAGGTTCCAAATCTGCACCCCTGCTTACACCTTTTTCTCTCCGAACTCACAACAAAATGGGAGGGCAGGTTTCCCTCCCTCCTAGGCAATGAAACAAACAGAGTTAGACGGCTACACCCGGAAGCGTTCCAGATAAGCCTGGGTATTAAACGGCTTTGGAGTTGGACGAGGCAGTGGCTCAAGCGGTGGCCGACGATAAAAAATACCAAGCGGTAGTCGTTCACGCTCAACCGCATAGTGCATCGCTGCATCAATATCTGATGGATCGTGATCTTCAGGCAGATTGTACACCAGCTCCTTATACAATTTATACGTATCGTAAAAAGTTACGCATGGGCTTAACACATGGATAAAGGAAAAACCGCGATGCTCAAGCCCGGCTTTAATCAGTTCTGCCAACTGCTTCGGCTGACTCGAAAAACCACGGGCAACAAACGAAGCCCCGCTCGACAATACAATCGCTAGTGGGTGAAGAGGCTGGGCTGATTGACCGTAAGGCGTGCTCTTGGTCACATGTCCGCGTGGTGAGGTCGGAGACGTCTGCCCTTTCGTCAGGCCATAAATTGCGTTATCCATCACCACAACGGTAATATCTAGATCACGCCGTGCAGCGTGTGGTAAATGCCCCAGCCCGATACTGAAGAAATCGCCATCACCACCCACTGCCATCACGGTCAAATCGGGGCGGGCAATTTTCAGCCCGATTGCTGCCGGTAATGCACGACCGTGTACCGTATGCAATCCGTATGCCTGCAAAAAGCCGGGTAGTCGTGAACTACAACCGATACCGGAGACCACAGCCAGATCCTTCGGATTAATTTGCGTCGCGGCCAACGCCTGCTGAATGGCGGCCAAAACGCCGAAATCACCACAACCTGGACACCAGATCGGTTTCAGATCGCTGCGGTAATCGGACGGTTTGTAAACAACGGGCGGCGTGGTAATTGGTACAGCAGTCATGATTGTCTCCATATCCTAAGCTACGTGTAAAGCATATCGTCATCAAGACAAGACCGGTTCAGCAAGACCGTTCAGAGCGTGAATCTGACGTAGAATCTCCAATCGCGAGAACGGCATGCCGGTATACTTGGTCATTGACAGCACTTTAATCCCTAGTTCAGCTTGGAGTAATCTGGCGAATTGCCCCTGGAAATTCACTTCCGGTACTAGCACAACCTCGACCTGTTCAAGAAATTCTTTAATCGCATCAATTGGTAGTGGCGCCAGCATCTGAACTTGCAACATTGCTACCGGCACATCTTCCTGACCGGCCAGATAGACTGCACCGCGGCAGGGGCCAGCAGTAGTTCCCCAGCAAATAATTCCTACTTTGGCCCGCTCTGCGCCAAAGCGGCGAACGTACTCGCGCGAATGTTGCAAGGGGGCCAGCTTGCCCCAGCGCTTCTCGGTCATTACTGCATGGTTCTTCGGTGTGTAATCGGGGTTGCCGTACTCATTATGTTCAAGGCCGGTTGCGGTGTATTGCGCATACGCTACACCCGGCGCAACCATCGGCGAAATCAAATTTGCGGTTATCTCATAACGTCGATACTGTTTGGGCGCCAGTGCACCATTTGGTCGCAAGCGATCAACGCGCGGATACTTGCTCAGATCAAACGGTTCAACTGTCTCGGTGCGAAACGAGAGCGAATAATCACTGAGCAAGATAACCGGCGTCTGGTATTGCTC comes from Chloroflexus sp. Y-396-1 and encodes:
- a CDS encoding DUF2298 domain-containing protein, producing MNGLAGEVLVWWLTAQLFTIVGWPAAVRLFGHLPGMAFAFARPLGLLLTGFTAWLLAMLGLGRFELPLIVICLLIIGVSGWFWLWRDTQRCLPPLNAVISGETIFLITLIGMVWLRAHDPTPWGTERPMDFAFFNAIQRSSLFPPKDPWLAGYSINYYYFGYLLMAVPAMVSGLPSATAYNLALALLAGMTAQGAAGLIEVLLNLLRRPPPGFIRSTLGILGALMILVAGNQSGAIQVIVGDERAVVLDDRQLMTALGQALRGESVIVLPYPTNAQDFGVVEGWRRSDKWNNFNWWWPSRSLWDSYTIAGEPPRRERRYTITEFPFFSLRLGDMHPHVMALPFATLAIGLALAVSTLAGSGHAPTNTGNRRTDWFIRILHGIILGSLYAINSWELPTYLLLYWGSLALVYWQSHAVFRWWQWLREVVISILIAAVMFLPFHLTFRAPVGSATPWLDIPLLGRLTSIIGIYLGERSGWHTFVIIFGLMALPIIAGSYLYPSGVANVTESEAATPRWLRWLPLILLIGGLLVGFPLLALSGLAAYTGWRALTASDSGFRFGMLVTALGSIILLAVEIIYIRDVFEGLSARMNTVFKFYYQVWLLWSILAPVALWWVWMQANGWRRLVASLVSAGTLLLLTGAFIYPWLVVRDIAQGPLIGLNGYTPREQTAAGAAAIAWLRRHAPAGSVVLEAVAVENEAAVAAGREAPRCGGSYNWQGFGGVAAASGYPTVLGWVGHEMQWRGGDPKALAELGPRCIAVDTIYRSGDLNRIRSLIEQYDIDYIYVGGLERERYPTESLAILAQVGNIVFAQDEVVIYRVAR